Proteins from one Impatiens glandulifera chromosome 2, dImpGla2.1, whole genome shotgun sequence genomic window:
- the LOC124925752 gene encoding ras-related protein RHN1-like: MTTMGQNNLNAKLVLLGDMGAGKSSLVMRFVKGQFLEFQESTIGAAFFSQTLAVNDATVKFEIWDTAGQERYHSLAPMYYRGAAAAIIVYDITSADSFARAKKWVQELQKQGNPNLVMAFAGNKADLDDKRIVTAEEARIYAEENGLFFMETSAKTAANVNDIFYEIAKRLPRAQPAQTPSGMVLVDRPAEGARASCCSS; encoded by the exons ATGACAACAATGGGGCAGAATAATCTCAACGCAAAATTG GTCCTACTGGGCGACATGGGAGCTGGGAAATCGAGCCTCGTTATGCGCTTCGTCAAAGGTCAATTCCTCGAATTCCAG GAGTCCACAATTGGGGCCGCGTTCTTCTCTCAGACGCTGGCTGTCAATGACGCGACTGTCAAATTCGAGATCTGGGATACAGCTGGACAGGAAAGGTACCACAGTTTAGCTCCGATGTACTATAGAGGTGCAGCTGCTGCTATCATCGTTTACGACATCACTAGCGCG GATTCCTTTGCACGAGCTAAGAAGTGGGTGCAAGAACTTCAAAAACAAG GTAATCCTAACCTGGTGATGGCCTTTGCTGGGAACAAAGCTGATTTGGATGATAAGAGAATAGTGACTGCAGAA GAAGCACGCATATACGCAGAGGAAAATGGCCTATTTTTCATGGAAACTTCTGCCAAAACTGCTGCCAATGTCAATGATATCTTTTATGAAATAG CTAAGAGGTTGCCTAGGGCTCAGCCAGCTCAAACCCCATCAGGAATGGTTCTCGTTGATAGACCAGCTGAAGGAGCACGAGCTTCATGCTGTTCTTCATGA
- the LOC124926447 gene encoding microsomal glutathione S-transferase 3-like → MSGVEIVPKEFGYVVLSIVFYIFLNFWMAGQVGKARKKYKVFYPTLYATESENKDAKLFNCVQRGHQNSLEMMPTFFILTVLGGIKHPLIASSLGLIYTFFRYFYFTGYATGDPQKRLTVGKYGFLALLGLLICSISCGVNLLRA, encoded by the exons ATGTCCGGAGTTGAGATTGTTCCGAAAGAGTTCGGCTATGTGGTTCTCTCCATCGTTTTCTacattttccttaatttctgGATGGCCGGTCAAGTCGGCAAAGCCCGCAAGAA GTATAAGGTGTTCTATCCTACGTTGTACGCTACGGAGTCGGAGAACAAGGATGCGAAGCTGTTCAATTGCGTCCAGAGAGGACACCAGAATTCCCTTGAAATGATGCCAACTTTCTTCATTCTCACCGTTCTCGGAGGCATTAAACACCCTTTAATCGCCTCTTCTCTTGGTCTTATTTACACCTTCTTCCGCTATTTCTACTTCACCGGTTACGCCACCGGCGACCCCCAGAAACGCCTCACCGTCGG GAAATATGGGTTCTTGGCGTTGTTGGGTCTGTTGATCTGCTCAATCTCATGTGGAGTCAACTTGTTGCGAgcataa
- the LOC124928194 gene encoding phytoene synthase 2, chloroplastic-like → MSVSLLWVVSHSHTPDLYSCCGFSSIIREGNRFLDRSKPNARIRSLIRHAELRKNLKHNWNSVSSSSDLRYPYLLGNGESERSNKTQMVRSMITTNPASGEIALSSSEQKVYDVVMNQAALVNRNIKSKPDQDVKPEIILPGALNLLTEANDRCREVCAEYAKTFYLGTLLMTPERRKAIWAIYVWCRRTDELVDGPNASHITPTALDRWESRLEDIFEGRPFDMLDAALADTVAKFPVDIQPFKDMIEGMRMDLKKSRYMNFDELYLYCYYVAGTVGLMSVPIMGIAPESHSPTENVYNAALALGIANQLTNILRDVGEDARRGRVYLPQDELAHAGISDDDIFAGKVTEKWRSFMKNQIKRARKFFDEAEKGVTELSAASRWPVWASLLLYRQILDEIEANDYNNFTKRAYVNKQKKIIALPMAYLQSIVPPSTKNNQLPWLKVRL, encoded by the exons ATGTCTGTTTCTCTTTTATGGGTTGTGTCTCACTCTCACACTCCTGATTTATATAGCTGCTGCGGATTTTCATCGATCATCAGAGAAGGAAACAGATTCTTAGATCGTTCGAAACCCAACGCCCGAATTCGAAGTTTAATCCGACATGCAGAGTTAAGGAAGAACTTGAAACATAATTGGAATTCTGTCTCTTCTAGTTCAGATTTGAGGTATCCATACTTGTTAGGTAATGGTGAAAGTGAAAGGAGTAATAAAACCCAAATGGTTAGGAGTATGATAACTACTAACCCTGCTTCTGGTGAAATAGCGCTATCATCCTCTGAGCAAAAAGTGTACGATGTTGTCATGAATCAGGCTGCTTTAGTTAATAGAAATATCAAATCCAAACCCGACCAAGATGTTAAACCTGAAATTATCCTTCCGGGAGCGTTAAATTTGTTAACTGAAGCTAATGATCGTTGCAGAGAAGTATGTGCAGAGTATGCCAAGACATTTTACTTGG GAACACTGTTGATGACACCCGAGAGACGAAAAGCAATCTGGGCTATATATG TATGGTGTAGAAGGACAGATGAACTAGTTGACGGTCCAAACGCATCACACATCACTCCAACTGCTTTAGACAGGTGGGAATCGAGACTCGAAGATATTTTCGAAGGccgcccatttgacatgcttgATGCTGCATTAGCAGACACTGTTGCTAAGTTCCCAGTTGATATTCAG CCATTCAAAGATATGATTGAAGGAATGAGGATGGATTTGAAGAAGTCTAGATACATGAACTTCGACGAATTGTACCTTTACTGCTACTATGTGGCGGGTACAGTTGGATTGATGAGTGTTCCCATAATGGGAATCGCCCCAGAATCTCATTCCCCGACCGAAAACGTCTACAATGCTGCCCTGGCTTTGGGGATCGCAAATCAATTGACTAACATACTTAGGGATGTTGGGGAAGA TGCAAGGAGGGGTAGAGTTTACCTGCCACAGGATGAATTAGCACATGCAGGAATCTCCGACGACGATATATTTGCAGGCAAGGTGACGGAAAAATGGAGGAGTTTCatgaagaatcaaataaaaagggCTAGAAAGTTCTTTGATGAAGCTGAAAAAGGAGTAACAGAGCTCAGTGCTGCCAGTAGATGGCCG GTGTGGGCATCGTTACTTTTGTACAGACAAATATTGGATGAGATCGAAGCGAACGATTACAACAACTTCACAAAGAGAGCTTACGTCAACAAGCAAAAGAAGATCATTGCATTGCCAATGGCGTATCTCCAATCTATCGTTCCACCATCGACAAAAAATAACCAACTCCCTTGGCTAAAAGTGCGACTCTAA
- the LOC124926295 gene encoding beta-catenin-like protein 1, with protein sequence MDVSAARNVPSKRKRDISDDDNAVDLSILEAVEKSQNTIEVLDMKTLRRLVLAFERRLKDNIEARLKYPDQPEKFADSEIELHEEIEKLKILAGGPELYPELVNLNAVPSILGLLNHDNTDIAIDVVGLLQDLTDEDVLEDNDEPAQVLVDALVENNVLELLVQNLLRLSENDPDEMAAVYNTLATIENMIEVKPVVAEIVCERTKLMRWLLGKIKIREFDGNKQYASEILAILLQNSTANQKRLGQMNGVDVMLQAVAMYKSRDPKTQDEEEMVENLFDCLCCLLMPLENKEKFVKAEGVELMIIIMNQKKSCYGSATRALDFAMTNYPPACERFVDVMGLKTAFPAFMGKIPINSKNKKKRYKEELEERLVSLVASLFGGVLRGSRKERLLSKFVENECEKIDRLMELYMRYANRVKAETERMDELELDDLEMDDDEKYNRRLESGLYTLQLIAVILGHLWTSEHPKMSSRIELLLKQNRLTKKDVRDILQEYHDNIGDLEGPEEKERGQSRIQRFVTAFS encoded by the exons ATGGATGTCTCGGCTGCTCGAAATGTTCCTTCCAAACGCAAGAGAGACATCTCCGACGATGATAACGCCGTCGACCTCTCTATCCTCGAAGCGGTGGAGAAGTCTCAAAACACCATTGAAGTACTGGACATGAAAACGCTCAGAAGACTCGTGCTTGCCTTCGAACGCCGTCTCAAGGACAATATTGAGGCTCGCCTCAAGTATCCCGACCAACCTGAGAAATTTGCCGATTCTGAGATCGAGCTACACGAGGAGATCGAAAAACTCAAGATCCTTGCCGGAGGACCTGAACTTTATCCTGAACTCGTCAACTTAAACGCGGTTCCTTCAATTCTCGGCCTACTGAATCACGATAATACCGATATAGCCATAGACGTTGTTGGCTTGCTGCAAGACCTAACAGACGAGGACGTTTTGGAAGATAACGACGAGCCTGCTCAAGTTCTTGTCGATGCGTTGGTCGAGAATAATGTGCTGGAATTGCTTGTCCAGAACTTACTTAGATTGTCAGAGAACGATCCGGATGAGATGGCGGCAGTGTACAATACTCTAGCAACGATTGAGAATATGATTGAAGTTAAACCGGTGGTAGCAGAGATAGTTTGCGAGAGGACTAAATTGATGAGGTGGTTGTTAGGGAAGATTAAGATTAGGGAGTTCGATGGTAATAAACAGTATGCTTCAGAGATATTAGCAATTTTGCTGCAGAATAGCACTGCAAATCAGAAGAGGTTAGGGCAGATGAACGGCGTCGATGTGATGTTACAGGCGGTGGCGATGTACAAGTCACGCGATCCGAAGACGCAAGATGAGGAGGAGATGGTGGAGAATTTGTTTGATTGCTTGTGTTGCCTGTTGATGCCTTTGGAGAACAAGGAGAAGTTTGTGAAGGCTGAAGGTGTGGAATTGATGATTATTATCATGAATCAGAAGAAATCCTGCTATGGATCGGCTACAAGGGCGTTGGATTTTGCTATGACAAATTATCCACCTGCTTGTGAGCGATTTGTGGATGTAATGGGATTAAAGACTGCGTTTCCTGCTTTCATGGGTAAG ATCCCCATAAACagcaagaacaagaagaaacgttACAAGGAGGAGTTGGAAGAGCGCCTTGTATCACTAGTTGCCTCGTTATTTG GTGGAGTTTTGAGGGGTTCTAGAAAGGAAAGATTATTAAGTAAATTTGTTGAGAATGAGTGTGAAAAGATTGATCGACTCATGGAGCTTTACATGAG ATATGCAAATAGAGTGAAAGCGGAGACAGAGAGAATGGATGAACTGGAACTTGATGATCTAGAG ATGGATGATGACGAAAAGTACAATAGACGATTGGAATCTGGACTTTACACTCTTCAG TTGATAGCGGTTATTTTAGGCCATCTTTGGACATCCGA GCATCCGAAAATGAGTTCAAGAATTGAATTACTTCTAAAGCAGAATAGACTTACGAAAAAGGATGTCAGGGATATACTCCAG GAGTATCATGACAACATTGGCGATCTAGAAGGGCCAGAAGAAAAGGAGAGAGGACAATCAAGGATTCAAAGATTCGTAACGGctttctcataa
- the LOC124926446 gene encoding nijmegen breakage syndrome 1 protein, translated as MVWGLFPADPLSGEDRYYIFRKGTYKVGRKGCDVIVKMDKGVSRVHAEILVDEMTSSDNLRNINNEMSSQVRLRDCSKYGTFVTKKQGVKEKVQEFPGKEITLKDGDLVSFGTGSAMYRFCHIPLVFFIYSSQTFDEDLLLEEKLLSIGAHITRGWHSDCTHVLVDQVTRLTKDAVDAFVAKKPFVLKTWVEIVSEKSISTEFPSCSPYTPTFLLDGVSVKLAEPRENCLKGFTFLLEPVNRYLFEDKLRSLLEMVGAKVLSLEGFCANSQGMEDEENRSVYVIPCRTSEQAKSPNNQRTLSRVKETDLIVSAFSGQFDPSIVMSEAVIISSSCSTDETIVAESEDEQETAASMDICAAQMKRTEEVKEEFSAKAAATSKLESVPVEIFRSSNNSPLKKKQEVVDEPEMGNSYIIYSQNLVIRDTNSPSSSSVRSLRNNDNGIPNFKCFRKPGIPSGNSFNNLVPFSKYPYRNSEYEAEEVIESVKEEKKRKQMEAVAEDLFNNQKARKRGVTGSIHGLLTSG; from the exons ATGGTTTGGGGGCTTTTTCCTGCAGACCCACTTTCAG GTGAAGATCGATACTATATCTTTCGTAAGGGAACATATAAGGTCGGCCGTAAAG GGTGCGACGTGATTGTTAAGATGGACAAGGGAGTTTCACGAGTCCATGCAGAGATTTTGGTCGATGAAATGACATCTTCAGATAATCTCCGAAACATAAACAATGAAATGTCCTCTCAAGTTCGTTTAAGGGACTGCTCCAAGTATGGGACATTTGTTACCAAGAAGCAAGGGGTGAAAGAAAAAGTTCAGGAGTTCCCTGGTAAAGAAATAACTCTAAAAGATGGGGACTTAGTTTCCTTTGGAACTGGTAGTGCGATGTACAG GTTTTGTCACATCCCACTCGTATTTTTcatctattcttcacaaacatTTGACGAAGATCTTCTTCTTGAAGAGAAACTACTATCAATTG GTGCTCATATAACACGTGGTTGGCATTCAGACTGCACTCATGTACTAGTTGATCAGGTTACTAGATTAACAAAAGATGCAGTTGATGCATTTGTGGCCAAGAAGCCTTTTGTTCTTAAAACATGGGTTGAG ATTGTTTCAGAAAAAAGCATAAGTACTGAATTTCCAAGTTGCAGCCC GTATACTCCAACTTTTCTGTTGGATGGAGTGTCTGTTAAACTTGCCGAGCCACGAGAAAACTGTCTGAAAGGATTTACATTTCTGTTGGAACCAGTAAACAGG TATTTATTTGAGGACAAATTACGCTCATTATTGGAAATGGTTGGGGCGAAGGTTCTTTCACTAGAAGGATTTTGTGCAAACAGTCAA GGAATGGAAGATGAAGAGAATAGGAGTGTATATGTGATTCCTTGTAGAACATCAGAACAAGCTAAATCCCCAAACAACCAGCGAACTCTAAGTAGAGTAAAAGAGACGGATTTGATAGTCTCTGCCTTCAGTGGGCAGTTTGATCCTTCCATTGTAATGTCAGAAGCAG TTATCATTTCATCGTCTTGCTCCACGGATGAGACAATTGTAGCGGAATCTGAAGATGAACAAGAAACAGCTGCATCAATGGACATATGTGCTGCTCAAATGAAAAGAACGGAAGAGGTGAAGGAAGAATTCTCAGCTAAAGCTGCTGCTACCTCTAAGTTAGAGAGCGTCCCTGTTGAGATCTTCCGCAGCTCAAATAACTCCCCTCTGAAGAAAAAACAGGAAGTTGTTGATGAACCTGAAATGGGTAATTCCTATATCATATACAGCCAAAATTTGGTCATTAGAGATACAAACTCGCcgtcttcttcttcagtccgcTCTCTTAGAAATAATGATAATGGTATCCCAAATTTCAAGTGCTTCAGAAAG CCGGGCATTCCTTCAGGCAACAGTTTCAACAACCTTGTTCCGTTTTCAAAGTACCCATACAG GAATTCGGAGTACGAGGCTGAAGAAGTGATTGAATCcgtaaaagaagagaaaaaacgGAAACAGATGGAAGCTGTAGCCGAGGACTTATTCAACAACCAGAAG GCTAGAAAGCGCGGGGTTACTGGTTCCATCCATGGACTTCTTACGAGTGGCTAA